Proteins co-encoded in one Pararge aegeria chromosome 19, ilParAegt1.1, whole genome shotgun sequence genomic window:
- the LOC120632350 gene encoding protein Fer3-like: MSYGSETPHIWSSSSGGEVSPYGPLWDGPPAPVPYPDILAFPPADLVWSAGCGRSSARSTPGGKKPRRRVASVAQRRAANIRERRRMFNLNEAFDKLRRKVPTFAYEKRLSRIETLRLAITYISFMCELLHGSPQPHHSSHASLHPPRHVFDAEVPWCA, encoded by the exons ATGTCCTACGGTAGCGAGACGCCGCATATTTGGAGTAGCTCTTca GGTGGTGAGGTTTCTCCGTACGGTCCTTTGTGGGACGGACCGCCTGCGCCGGTTCCTTACCCCGACATCCTGGCTTTTCCACCCGCCGATCTGG TGTGGTCGGCGGGATGCGGGCGATCTTCAGCCCGCTCGACGCCGGGAGGTAAGAAGCCGCGACGCCGCGTCGCGTCAGTCGCGCAGCGTCGCGCCGCCAACATCCGCGAGCGAAGACGCATGTTCAACCTCAACGAAGCCTTCGACAAGTTACGGAGAAAg GTGCCGACGTTCGCTTACGAAAAGCGACTCTCCCGTATCGAGACTCTTCGTCTCGCGATCACATACATAAGCTTTATGTGCGAACTGCTCCACGGATCCCCGCAGCCTCACCACTCTTCTCATGCCTCTTTGCACCCACCACGTCACGTATTTGACGCAGAAGTGCCATGGTGTGCttaa
- the LOC120632159 gene encoding uncharacterized protein LOC120632159, giving the protein MWLPGEKDAGEHQQNSEDDCWQVGQQFCITFYVIAVTVATPADPSRPRRDLTRIQNIIKWLLGINERKLIQAVPLIRNEKQRVYTIPADEKFLLRAPAQMEFDGNIRQVLAGGPYPERLYPSVQTIPNPFVYNNYPSAVQEYAQIRDGDYVYRKPMYLSNRLPTYQESIRPLCPISITNVEACGYDTRGIITETSQRLPQPPMHIRNRMREIIVNHPVSPLNVQQDIAMPPPELRKVNVFDYSRNHDETEINDATLIKTEGQVEPILSIKLNSEADTNAQGLVTNTDIITKNKVTFAAPVHSKYRYKMIYHNQPERNTVVEMDSMGSPTAKPNEEASTPSVKESTDVMKNPANYIYMPPVNTEIPPPGLPSDVTAQKKPEETDSYTAVASENKPIVDESSFINTASREKPSRVIIRRRKLKSRPENGRGDIPDISLQ; this is encoded by the exons ATGTGGCTTCCTGGTGAGAAGGATGCGGGGGAGCACCAACAAAATTCTGAAGATGATTGCTGGCAGGTTGGACAACAG ttcTGCATCACATTCTACGTAATTGCTGTCACCGTCGCTACGCCCGCCGACCCTTCAAGACCTAGACGTGATTTGAcaagaattcaaaacattatcaAATGGCTATTAGGGATAAACGAAAGGAAGCTAATACAGGCCGTACCTTTGATTAGAAACGAGAAGCAGAGAGTTTATACAATACCAGCCGATGAAAAATTCCTTCTTAGAGCTCCAGCGCAAATGGAATTCGATGGAAACATTAGACAAGTTCTAGCAGGAGGGCCATACCCCGAGAGACTATACCCGTCAGTACAAACCATTCCGAATCCTTTTGTATATAACAATTATCCTTCTGCAGTGCAAGAATATGCTCAAATAAGAGACGGAGATTATGTGTATCGAAAACCTATGTATCTTTCAAACAGATTACCAACGTATCAAGAGTCTATAAGACCTTTATGCCCAATAAGCATTACCAATGTAGAAGCATGTGGATATGATACTCGTGGTATCATAACAGAAACAAGCCAGCGTTTGCCGCAACCGCCAATGCATATTCGGAATAGAATGCGTGAGATAATAGTAAATCATCCAGTTTCACCACTTAATGTACAACAGGATATTGCTATGCCGCCTCCGGAATTAAGAAAAGTTAATGTTTTCGATTATTCTCGTAATCACGATGAAACAGAGATAAATGATGCTACTCTTATTAAAACAGAAGGACAGGTGGAACCAATACtgagtataaaattaaattctgaAGCTGATACCAATGCGCAAGGTCTGGTAACGAACACTGATATTATCACGAAGAATAAAGTAACATTTGCCGCTCCAGTACATTCGAAATATAGGTACAAAATGATCTATCATAATCAGCCAGAAAGAAACACTGTTGTTGAAATGGATAGCATGGGATCACCGACCGCTAAACCGAATGAAGAAGCATCGACCCCATCAGTTAAGGAAAGTACAGATGTGATGAAAAATCCGGCTAACTACATCTATATGCCACCTGTTAACACGGAAATACCTCCTCCCGGGCTACCGAGTGATGTTACAGCTCAAAAGAAACCTGAAGAAACTGATAGTTACACCGCTGTTGCTAGCGAAAACAAACCGATTGTGGATGAGTCATCTTTCATAAATACCGCTAGTAGGGAAAAACCCAGTAGAGTTATAATAAGGCGTCGAAAACTTAAGTCGCGGCCAGAAAACGGCCGTGGAGACATTCCAGATATATCTTTACAATga